In Qipengyuania psychrotolerans, one DNA window encodes the following:
- a CDS encoding demethoxyubiquinone hydroxylase family protein: MSKTPDHIARMIRVDQAGEFGATRIYAGQLAVMGDRGPDSAEIAGMAEQEAGHREKFDALMARRGVRPTILQPFWDRAGFALGAVTAMIGPEAAMACTAAVETEIDLHYSDQIDRLAETGEDPELAAMIEEFREDEREHRDAALAAGAERAPAYPVLTGLIRLGCKAAIRISERI; this comes from the coding sequence ATGAGCAAGACTCCCGATCATATCGCCCGGATGATCCGCGTCGATCAGGCGGGGGAATTCGGCGCCACCCGCATTTATGCCGGTCAACTGGCCGTAATGGGTGACCGCGGACCGGATTCGGCCGAGATTGCCGGCATGGCAGAACAGGAAGCCGGGCACCGCGAGAAATTCGATGCGCTGATGGCGCGCCGCGGCGTGCGCCCCACCATCTTGCAGCCGTTCTGGGACCGCGCCGGTTTCGCGCTGGGCGCAGTCACTGCGATGATCGGGCCGGAAGCAGCGATGGCCTGTACTGCGGCAGTCGAAACGGAAATTGACCTCCACTATTCCGACCAGATCGACAGGCTGGCCGAAACGGGCGAAGATCCGGAATTGGCTGCAATGATCGAGGAATTCCGCGAAGACGAGCGTGAGCACCGGGACGCGGCCTTGGCAGCCGGAGCAGAGCGTGCTCCTGCCTATCCGGTCCTGACGGGCCTGATCCGCCTGGGATGCAAGGCTGCGATCCGCATTTCGGAGAGGATATAG
- the wecB gene encoding non-hydrolyzing UDP-N-acetylglucosamine 2-epimerase gives MTARPKILTVFGTRPEAIKLFPLVHALEADGRFESRVCVSAQHRGMLDQVLDIAAVAPDHDLDLMTPGQSLDELTARALTGIGKVLDAEQPDWVVVQGDTTTVMAGAIAAYYRKIPVCHVEAGLRSGNIHHPWPEEVNRRVVGTFAALHCAPTETSANALLKENVDPSSVHVTGNTVIDALKWVTKKIEDEPGLASGLADLEARFAGKRIIGMTSHRRENFGDGMQGIANAVKEIAQRADVAVIFPVHLNPNVRAVMNEQLAGLDNVALIEPLDYPHFARLLDISHLMLTDSGGVQEEAPALGKPVLVMRETTERPEGVEAGTAKLVGTDAATIVRETTRLLDDEEAYSAMARAHNPFGDGQSSQRICDLLAAS, from the coding sequence ATGACCGCGCGCCCCAAAATTCTCACCGTTTTCGGCACCCGTCCCGAAGCGATCAAGCTGTTCCCACTGGTCCATGCCCTGGAGGCAGACGGCCGGTTCGAAAGCCGCGTCTGCGTGTCCGCGCAGCACCGCGGAATGCTCGACCAGGTGCTTGATATTGCTGCGGTTGCTCCAGATCACGACCTTGACCTGATGACGCCGGGGCAGTCGCTCGACGAACTGACGGCACGGGCACTGACCGGTATCGGCAAGGTGCTGGACGCAGAACAGCCGGACTGGGTGGTGGTGCAAGGTGACACTACCACGGTCATGGCAGGCGCAATCGCCGCCTATTACCGCAAGATCCCCGTCTGCCACGTGGAAGCCGGCCTGCGCAGCGGCAACATTCACCACCCTTGGCCAGAAGAGGTCAATCGCCGCGTCGTGGGGACCTTCGCAGCGCTGCACTGCGCGCCTACCGAAACCAGTGCGAACGCCTTGCTGAAAGAAAACGTCGATCCGTCCAGCGTCCATGTAACCGGCAATACCGTTATCGATGCGCTCAAATGGGTGACGAAGAAGATCGAGGACGAACCCGGGCTTGCGTCAGGCCTGGCCGACCTCGAGGCGCGTTTCGCTGGCAAGCGGATTATCGGCATGACCAGCCACCGGCGCGAAAACTTCGGTGACGGGATGCAGGGTATCGCCAATGCGGTTAAAGAGATTGCACAGCGTGCTGACGTTGCGGTTATTTTCCCAGTGCATCTCAATCCCAACGTGCGGGCGGTGATGAACGAGCAATTGGCCGGACTCGACAACGTCGCGCTGATCGAACCGCTCGACTACCCGCATTTCGCGCGGCTGCTCGATATCAGCCACCTGATGCTGACTGATAGCGGAGGCGTGCAGGAAGAGGCGCCCGCTCTGGGCAAGCCCGTGCTGGTCATGCGCGAGACCACCGAACGCCCCGAAGGAGTGGAGGCGGGTACCGCCAAGCTGGTTGGCACAGACGCCGCCACAATCGTGCGCGAGACCACTCGCTTGCTCGACGACGAAGAAGCTTATTCTGCCATGGCGCGTGCCCATAACCCGTTCGGTGATGGGCAGTCGTCGCAGCGTATCTGCGATCTCCTCGCAGCCTCGTGA
- the wecC gene encoding UDP-N-acetyl-D-mannosamine dehydrogenase gives MRGDTKPEVCVIGLGYIGLPTAAIIARAGCPVHGVDVTQSVVDTINRGEIHIEEVDLDGLVQAVVQRGFLKASTEVAPADVFVIAVPTPFAKDGNHTPDTSYVMSAAENVAKVLKKGDVVILESTSPVGTTEAMRDAIAAKRPDLAMPGLTDGQPDVSLAYCPERVLPGKILEELTHNDRSIGGITPRCARKALAFYKRFVKGECVTTDVRSAEMTKLVENSFRDVNIAFANELSMIADKQGLDVWEVIRLANRHPRVNILTPGPGVGGHCIAVDPWFIVHGAPDEAKMIRQARETNDGKMHHVLARAKALIEANPGQKVACLGLAFKANIDDFRESPARYVAASLAREYGDRVQVVEPYAGELPKEFEGTSAELVDIDTALEESGVLITLVDHDVFKVIPPEERQNKAVYDTRGIWPDVA, from the coding sequence ATGCGCGGCGATACCAAACCCGAAGTCTGTGTCATCGGTCTAGGCTATATCGGCCTGCCGACAGCCGCCATTATCGCCCGCGCGGGCTGCCCGGTTCACGGGGTCGACGTGACGCAGAGCGTGGTCGACACCATCAATCGCGGCGAAATCCACATCGAGGAAGTCGATCTCGACGGCCTTGTGCAGGCTGTCGTGCAGCGCGGCTTCCTCAAGGCCTCCACCGAGGTTGCACCTGCCGATGTTTTCGTAATCGCGGTGCCGACACCCTTCGCCAAGGATGGCAATCACACCCCGGACACGTCCTATGTCATGTCCGCAGCCGAAAACGTGGCCAAGGTGCTCAAGAAGGGCGACGTGGTCATCCTGGAATCGACGTCGCCGGTTGGCACGACAGAAGCGATGCGCGATGCTATTGCCGCCAAGCGCCCCGATCTTGCGATGCCGGGCCTGACGGACGGCCAGCCTGACGTCAGCCTCGCCTACTGCCCGGAGCGCGTTCTGCCCGGTAAAATCCTTGAGGAACTCACCCACAACGACCGTTCGATCGGCGGCATTACGCCGCGCTGTGCACGCAAGGCGCTCGCCTTCTACAAGCGGTTCGTGAAGGGCGAATGCGTCACCACCGACGTGCGCAGCGCCGAAATGACCAAGCTGGTCGAGAATAGCTTCCGCGACGTGAACATTGCCTTCGCCAACGAGCTTTCGATGATCGCCGACAAGCAGGGACTGGACGTGTGGGAGGTCATCCGCCTCGCCAATCGCCATCCGCGCGTGAATATCCTCACCCCTGGCCCCGGCGTGGGCGGCCACTGTATAGCGGTCGATCCGTGGTTCATCGTACACGGCGCACCCGATGAGGCGAAAATGATCCGCCAAGCGCGTGAGACGAATGATGGCAAGATGCACCATGTCCTTGCCCGCGCAAAAGCCCTGATCGAAGCCAATCCAGGCCAGAAGGTCGCGTGCCTGGGCCTGGCGTTCAAAGCCAATATCGACGACTTCCGCGAAAGCCCGGCCCGTTATGTCGCCGCCAGTCTGGCGCGCGAATATGGCGACCGCGTGCAGGTAGTCGAACCCTATGCCGGCGAGCTGCCCAAGGAATTCGAAGGCACTTCGGCCGAACTGGTCGACATCGACACCGCGCTCGAAGAAAGCGGTGTATTGATCACGCTGGTCGACCATGACGTCTTCAAGGTTATCCCGCCCGAAGAACGCCAGAACAAGGCCGTTTACGACACGCGCGGCATCTGGCCGGACGTCGCCTGA
- the fabI gene encoding enoyl-ACP reductase FabI, which translates to MGGLMQGKRGLIMGLANDKSLAWGIAKQLREHGAELAFSYQGEALKKRVGPLAEQLGSDFIFECDVSDMEALDKAFDTLKERWDTIDFVVHAIGFSDKSELRGKYVDTSLDNFLMTMNISAYSLVAVAKRASEMMPNGGSIVTLTYYGAEKVIPHYNVMGVAKAALETSVQYLANDLGPQNIRVNAISAGPIKTLAASGIGDFRYILKWNEYNSPLRRNVTIEDVGGSGVYFLSDLSSGVTGETHHVDAGYHVVGMKQEDAPDIALDK; encoded by the coding sequence ATGGGCGGACTGATGCAAGGCAAGCGCGGGCTGATCATGGGGCTGGCGAATGACAAATCGCTGGCTTGGGGCATAGCCAAACAGCTGCGCGAACATGGCGCCGAACTGGCGTTTTCCTATCAGGGCGAAGCCCTGAAGAAGCGCGTCGGCCCGCTGGCCGAGCAGCTAGGCAGCGATTTCATTTTCGAATGCGATGTGTCCGACATGGAGGCGCTCGACAAGGCGTTCGACACGCTGAAGGAGCGCTGGGACACGATCGATTTCGTGGTCCACGCCATCGGCTTTTCAGACAAGAGCGAGCTGCGCGGCAAATATGTCGATACCAGCCTCGACAACTTCCTGATGACTATGAACATTTCGGCCTACAGCCTCGTCGCCGTTGCCAAGCGTGCCAGCGAGATGATGCCAAATGGCGGCAGCATCGTTACGCTCACCTATTACGGCGCCGAAAAAGTCATTCCGCATTACAATGTCATGGGCGTGGCCAAGGCAGCGCTGGAAACCAGTGTCCAATATCTCGCCAACGACCTTGGGCCGCAGAACATCCGCGTCAACGCGATCAGCGCCGGGCCGATCAAGACGCTGGCCGCGAGCGGGATCGGTGATTTCCGCTACATCCTGAAGTGGAACGAATATAATTCGCCGCTGCGCCGCAACGTCACTATCGAGGATGTTGGCGGGTCAGGCGTGTATTTCCTGTCCGACCTGTCATCCGGTGTGACCGGCGAGACGCATCATGTCGATGCAGGCTATCATGTCGTCGGGATGAAGCAGGAAGACGCGCCGGATATCGCGCTCGACAAGTAG